A portion of the Lysinibacillus timonensis genome contains these proteins:
- the rpsU gene encoding 30S ribosomal protein S21 produces the protein MSKTVVRKNESLEDALRRFKRTVSKSGTIQEVRKREFYEKPSVKRKKKSEAARKRKW, from the coding sequence ATGTCAAAAACTGTCGTTAGAAAAAACGAATCGCTTGAAGATGCTCTTCGCCGCTTCAAACGTACTGTATCTAAAAGTGGTACTATTCAAGAGGTTAGAAAACGCGAATTTTATGAAAAACCAAGCGTAAAACGCAAAAAGAAATCAGAAGCTGCACGTAAACGTAAGTGGTAA